Proteins from a single region of Ignavibacteria bacterium:
- a CDS encoding metalloenzyme translates to MSIALLFLDGVGIGSIQNELNPFTKVQSKFFTLFSDGGNANCAFDGKIISTDPFLGVEGLPQSATGQTTIFTGINASKEMGRHVSGHPTFTLRKIISEHSIMLQLKKLGFTSTFANGYTPQYFERRLQFWSASTWCVKYADVQFRWLDDIVNNKAIAPDFTNDFLLQKKLADVPLRTAFAAGNIFASLLNENDFVLFEHPFSDAIGHAQNMNDAIANIHKIDEFLEGIFSATNLDEHTILLTSDHGNMEDLRIDTHTLNTVPTIVWGKQRKYFVSRIISLLDITPSIVSSF, encoded by the coding sequence ATGAGTATCGCACTTCTCTTTCTCGACGGTGTTGGCATTGGTTCTATTCAGAATGAACTTAATCCATTCACGAAAGTTCAATCAAAATTTTTTACGCTGTTCTCTGATGGTGGAAATGCGAATTGCGCTTTCGATGGGAAAATAATTTCTACAGACCCATTTCTTGGAGTTGAAGGATTACCACAAAGCGCAACGGGACAAACAACTATTTTCACCGGCATCAATGCGAGCAAAGAAATGGGACGACACGTTTCAGGACATCCAACATTTACATTGAGGAAAATAATTTCTGAACATAGCATAATGCTGCAACTCAAAAAACTTGGTTTTACTTCAACATTTGCAAATGGTTACACGCCGCAATATTTTGAACGTCGGTTACAATTTTGGAGTGCATCAACTTGGTGTGTAAAATATGCAGATGTTCAATTTCGCTGGCTGGATGATATTGTGAACAACAAAGCAATTGCACCGGATTTTACAAACGATTTCCTTTTGCAAAAAAAATTGGCTGACGTTCCGTTGCGCACGGCATTTGCTGCGGGAAACATTTTCGCTTCGCTTTTGAATGAGAACGATTTTGTATTGTTTGAGCATCCGTTCAGCGACGCAATTGGACACGCACAAAATATGAACGATGCCATTGCCAACATTCACAAGATCGATGAATTTCTCGAAGGAATTTTTTCCGCAACAAATCTTGATGAGCATACAATTCTACTCACCAGCGACCATGGGAATATGGAAGATTTACGCATTGATACGCACACGCTGAATACAGTTCCGACAATTGTTTGGGGAAAGCAACGCAAGTATTTTGTTTCGAGGATTATATCTCTTCTGGATATAACACCAAGCATAGTTAGTAGTTTTTAG
- a CDS encoding NUDIX domain-containing protein: MPTLDSKFVEVCVFKRNVHSALYLLLQRSFSETRYPLMWQIITATIEPGETAIQTAQREIKEETQLTPLAMWHVPFVNSYFDAKTDAIHFISVFAAEVDETNEPILSKEHQAYEWRTLAHSKEKLVWHGQIRGLEIVDEFIVGKKEAERYSRIF, translated from the coding sequence GTGCCTACGTTAGATTCAAAATTTGTTGAAGTGTGCGTGTTCAAACGGAATGTACATTCTGCGTTGTACCTTCTTTTGCAGCGTTCTTTTTCTGAAACACGGTATCCGTTGATGTGGCAAATTATTACTGCAACAATAGAACCCGGCGAAACTGCAATACAAACAGCGCAACGCGAAATAAAAGAAGAAACACAACTCACTCCTCTTGCGATGTGGCACGTTCCGTTTGTCAATTCGTACTTTGATGCGAAGACTGATGCAATTCATTTCATTTCCGTTTTTGCCGCAGAAGTTGATGAAACGAACGAACCGATTCTCTCGAAAGAACATCAGGCGTACGAATGGAGGACGCTTGCACATTCAAAGGAAAAACTTGTTTGGCACGGACAAATTCGCGGGCTTGAAATTGTTGACGAGTTTATTGTTGGAAAAAAAGAAGCAGAACGATATTCAAGAATTTTTTAG
- a CDS encoding sugar kinase: MSLLVVGSIGIDTIETPLGKVENVIGGSAIYISLAASFFTLPQLVGVCGDDFPSEEIALLKQHNVDLEGLEIVQGGKTFRWGGKYHLDTNNRDTLFTHLNVFQTFSPKIPASYRSSKYVCLGNIDPILQSRVLEQMEQPSLVVCDTMNFWIEGKLAELKKTLERVDVLLANDSEVKLLTNESNLFRAAKHLWKMGPKILIIKKGEHGAILLTEKTTFITPAFPLESVLDPTGAGDSFAGGFIGWLAKTNDISDENLKRAVVYGSTLASFCVEKFSIAKIQELVERDIHSRYRAFRALTHFEE; encoded by the coding sequence ATGAGTTTATTAGTCGTCGGAAGTATCGGAATTGATACGATAGAAACGCCATTAGGAAAAGTAGAAAACGTCATTGGCGGTTCAGCTATTTATATTTCGCTTGCAGCAAGTTTTTTTACTTTGCCACAATTGGTTGGAGTGTGCGGTGATGATTTTCCAAGCGAGGAAATTGCACTTTTAAAACAACACAATGTTGATTTGGAAGGATTGGAAATTGTACAAGGAGGAAAAACATTTCGTTGGGGAGGAAAGTATCATCTCGATACAAATAATCGTGATACGTTGTTCACGCACTTAAATGTATTTCAAACTTTTAGTCCGAAAATTCCCGCATCGTACAGAAGCAGCAAGTACGTTTGCTTAGGAAATATTGACCCGATATTGCAGTCCCGCGTTCTCGAGCAAATGGAACAACCATCGCTCGTTGTTTGCGACACGATGAATTTCTGGATTGAAGGAAAACTTGCAGAGTTAAAAAAAACGTTGGAGCGTGTTGATGTTCTTCTTGCAAATGACAGCGAAGTAAAATTGCTGACGAACGAATCAAATCTTTTCCGCGCGGCAAAACATTTGTGGAAGATGGGACCAAAAATTTTAATCATCAAAAAAGGCGAACACGGCGCAATTCTTCTCACGGAAAAAACGACATTCATCACTCCTGCATTTCCGCTTGAAAGCGTTTTGGACCCAACGGGCGCAGGAGATTCGTTTGCCGGTGGATTTATCGGTTGGCTTGCAAAGACGAACGATATTTCCGATGAAAACTTAAAACGCGCCGTTGTTTATGGAAGCACGCTTGCGTCATTTTGTGTAGAAAAATTTTCTATAGCAAAAATTCAGGAACTTGTTGAGCGCGATATTCATTCGCGTTATCGTGCATTTCGCGCATTAACGCATTTTGAAGAATAA
- a CDS encoding nucleoside-diphosphate kinase, translating to MALERTLAILKPDCVRKQLIGEILARIQKAGFKILGMKMARLTKDTAGGFYAVHKGKPFFEGLVEFMSSGACVPIALEKENAIADYRTLIGATDPKEAADGTIRKLFADNKGENIVHGSDSAENGNIEIAYFFSESELVANQA from the coding sequence ATGGCTCTTGAACGTACACTCGCAATCTTAAAACCCGATTGCGTACGAAAACAACTTATCGGCGAAATACTTGCGCGCATTCAAAAAGCAGGATTCAAAATTCTCGGAATGAAAATGGCGCGGCTTACCAAAGATACCGCAGGCGGATTTTACGCTGTGCACAAAGGAAAACCTTTTTTTGAAGGACTTGTTGAATTTATGAGTTCCGGCGCTTGCGTTCCTATTGCATTGGAAAAAGAAAATGCAATCGCAGATTATCGAACACTCATTGGTGCAACAGACCCGAAAGAGGCGGCTGATGGAACTATTCGCAAACTTTTTGCGGATAATAAAGGTGAAAACATTGTTCACGGTTCCGATTCTGCAGAGAACGGAAACATCGAGATTGCGTATTTTTTTTCGGAAAGCGAATTGGTTGCAAATCAAGCGTAA